The genomic segment GACAGGATCGTTTCGAGCGCCGAGCGCTCCGCCTCGTGCGTCGCCACGATCAGCTTGCCGCACAGCCGGTACGGCACGCCGTGGCTCTCGCAGAATTCGACGAGACGGCGGCGCCCCTCGACGCAATGGCGGGCGCGCAGCGAGCCGGGGGGATAATACATCCCGCCGTGGATCACCTCCGAACTGCGGGCGGACACGCCGGTGCCGATCGCCTCGGCTGCCTCCGCTACGATCACCGCGGTCCCGCGCAACGCGAGGGCCCGCGCGATCGCAAGTCCCACCACCCCCCGCCCCGACGACGAGTGCCTCCATGCCTCCGGCCTGCCTCACGAACGTTCGGGCCGCCGCGCCATGACGAGGGATCGGCGGCCTCCGGAAAAACAGGCCTTACGGCCAAGAGGCGGATGAGCGTCCTCGCCTCAGTTCTTGCTGTCGAGCGGGCGTCCGAGGAGGCGGGCGAACTCGGCCTCGATCTCCTCCACCGAGAACGGGTTCTGCGCCTGAGCGGCGGGCTCCGGCGACTCGGCCTTCGACGGCTCCGGCTTGGATGGCTCGGGTTTGGCGGGCTCCGGCCTCGGCGGGTCAACCTTGAAAGGTTCGGACTTCACCGCATCCGGCTTGGGCGGCGCCACGAATGGCGGGGGAGCGACGGGCTTGGCGGGGGCCGCAGGCTTCGGCTCGGGCCGGGGCGCTGCCACCACCGGGGTGGGAGCCGGCTGCGGCCGAACTGGCGGCGGCGGGGCGGGCGTGGGCGGGGCCGGCTCAGCTGCCATCGCCGCGGCGACCGGATCGATCGGCGCGGGCGCCGGCTCGGCCGGTTTCCGTGCCGGAGGGGGCACCTCGGCAGGGTCCGCAGGCGGGGGCGTGACCGCGGACGAGGGCCGCTTCAGCGCCACCTGAAGCTGCCGGGCCATATCCGAGAGAACGGCCGGATCGACCGAGCGCGGCCCACGGCTGGCCATGACCGGCGGCTCCGGCACAGGTTCCGGCACCGGCTCGACCGAGGCGGATTCCGGCCGCCCGGGGCGCTCGGACGCGACCTCCGGGCGGGGGGGGAGACCACCGGCGGCGCCGTGCGCCGCATCAGGCGGCTGACCGGCGAGACCGGCCGCGCCGGAGCGTCGGCCGGCAAGGCCTCGGGCTCGAACAGGCCGGGATCGAGCGGCGGCGCCCGGTCGAGGGCGGCCTGGGCGCCGGACACCGCCGAGGGCACCACCTCGGGCATGGCGAAGGTCGGGGGCATCGGAGAGTCGAGGAAGGGATCGGTCCGCGGCTCCAGCGCCGGGTCGCTGAGGCCGGCCTCGCCGCCGGGCCGGGCGCTCCCGTCCGGTGCGTAGCGGCTGCCGGCGCCGCGCTGGATGTGGCGCTCGATCACCACGTCATTGGGACCACCGACCAGCAGCAGGTGCTCCACGTTGTCCCGCCTCAGCAAGATGAGTTGGCGCTGCCGGTCGAGTTCGTAGATGTCGACGATGCCGAGCCGCGGCTGGCGTCCGCGCTGGCTCGCATTCGCGGAGAGCGTGAGCCCGCGCCCGGACAGCCGCATGAACAGCAGCGCGGCAATCAGGAACAGCACCAGGATGGCGAGGAAGATCACCAGGAACTGCAAGGCGTAGGAGCCCTCGGAACTGAAGAACGCTTGCAAGACCCGCGTCTTTCTAAGTCGGGGCTCCGACGCCGCCGCGCGACGTCCGGCGGCGACCGAAGCCGGCGGAGACGCAATCTCGGCCCCACGCATTACACGGCCCGATTATCGCTGCCGCTTCACGCCCCGGCAACGTATGTTGACACTCCGTTAACAACTCGGTGCAGCCCGCAGCGGCCATTCCAGCATCCGCAGCGATGTGCGGCACCACGGAGGCCCGGCAGGTTTTGCCGGGTTAACGGCTCCTTAACCATGTCAGCGGCAGATTCTGCCGGGTTCGGACCTGTGGCTTTCCGAAATCCATCACCGGCCGCGCCGACCCCGAGGCACCATGTCGCTCACCGACCTGCCCCTGCTCGGCATGCTGCGCACCCGGATGCACTGGCATCAGGCCCGCCAGGCCCTGCTCGCCGAGAACGTCGCCAATGCCGACATGCCGGGCTTTCGCCCGCGCGATCTCGCCGAGCCGGCCGCGGCCTCGATGAAACTGGCGACGCCGGCCGCAGCCTCGGTCGGCGGCGACGGGATCGCCCGCACCGATTCCACGCATATCGGGATGACGGCGAGCGCCGGACCGAACGCCGACCCGCGCCGCTTCAAGGGCTTCGAGGTCCGCCCCTCCGGCAACGGGGTGAACCTGGAGGAAGAGATGATGAAGGCCGGCGACAACCAAGCCGATTACCAGCTCGTCGCCTCGCTCTACCAGAAGAGCCTCGACGCCCTGAAAATCGCCGTCGGCAAGCGCTGACATCGCTCGCTGACATCGCTGAACGGGGACCGTCATGGATTTCTTGAAGAGCCTCGGCATCGCCGCCTCCGGCCTGAAGGCGCAGTCCGGCCGGATGCGCATCATCGCCGAGAACATCGCCAACGCCGATTCCACCGCCCAGACCGCGGGCGGCGATCCCTACCGGCGCAAGATCCCGACCTTCACCAGCCGCTTCGACAACGAACTGAACGCCAGCGTCGTCGAGGCCGGCCGGGTGCGGCGCGATCCCACCCCGTTCCGCACCAAGCACGATCCCGGCAACCCGGCTGCGGATGCGCGCGGCGAGGTGCGCCTGCCCAACGTCAACGGGCTGATCGAGAACATGGACATGCGCGAGGCCCAGCGCTCCTACGAGGCCAACCTCAACATGGTGACCGCCACCCGGCGGATGATCTCCCGCACCCTCGAGATCCTGAAGGCGTAGCCCCGATGACGACCTCCGCCTTCGCCGCCGGCGCCTACGGCGCGGCCCAGAGCCTCGCCCGCCCCGGCGCCGTCAAACCCGTTCAGGGCATGGCCCAGGGCCTGACCGCACCGGGCGGCTTCACCGGCTTCCTGCAGCAGAGCCTCGACAACGTCGCCCAGTCCGGCGCGCAGGCCGACCGCGCTGCCCTCTCGGCGGCCACCGGCAAGGCCAACGTAGTGGACGTGGTGACGGCGGTGGCCGAGAGCGAAACCGCCCTCCAGACCCTGGTCGCCGTGCGCGACCGCGTGATCTCTGCCTACGAAGAGATCATGCGGATGCCGATCTAGTTTTTCTGGCCCCTCGACCCGCAGGCGGGATGAGGGGAGGCCGTCGATGCCCCGCAGAGCAGACGAAAAGTCCAAAGCCCCATGACCGGCCTCGCCATCCTCGACATCGCCCGCGACGGCATCTTCGTCTTCCTGAAGGTGGCGGGGCCGATGATGATCGTCGCCCTCGTCGTCGGCCTGATCGTGTCGCTGTTCCAGGCGCTGACGCAGATCCAGGAGCAGACGCTCATCTATGTGCCGAAGATCGTCGCGGTGTTCGGGGTGATGCTGCTGATGCTGCCCTTCATCGGCGACGCCATGGCCGCCTACATGGCCCGCATTGCCGCCCGGATCGCCGCGGGCGGATGATGCGGCGGCAGCGCCGGCCGGCCCAAGCGTGTAGGATGAGCCGGCATGACCACGCCGCTCGACCTGCTGCTGCCCGGCCTCGCGGCGGCCTTCCTCATCACCTTCGCCCGGGTCGGCACACTGATGATGCTGATGCCGGGATTGGGCGAGCAGCTCATCGCGAGCCGCCTGCGGCTCGCCCTCGCTCTACTCGTGACGCTGGTCCTGTTCCCGACCGTGCGGCCGATGCTGCCGACCGGCAATGCGGCCTTGGCGGCCCCCTTCCTGATCGGGCTGCTGATCGGCGAGATCCTGATCGGGCTGATGCTGGGCCTCTGCGTGCGCATGATCGTCGCCGCGCTCCAGACGGCGGGCGTGGTGATCTCGCAGCAGCTCGGCCTGTCCTACGCCATGACCGTCGATCCGACGATGGGCGGACAGCAGGCGGCGATCGGCAACTTCCTGGCGATGCTCGGCGTCACACTCATCCTGGCGACCGATCTGCACCACGTCGCCCTCGAAGCGATCGGGCGCAGCTACGTCCTGCTGCCGCCGAGCGGCGTGCCGGCGATGGCGGATGCGGCCAAGCTCGCGCTCGATGCCTTCAGCCGCAGCTTCGCCCTGGCGGTGCGGATCTCCGGGCCGTTCATCGTGTTCGGCATCCTGTTCAATCTCGGCCTCGGCGTGCTCTCTCGGCTGATGCCGCAATTGCAGGTGTTCTTCCTCGCGGTTCCCGCCTCGGTGATCATCGGCATGATGCTGCTGGTCGGAGCGCTCGGCCTCATCATGGGACTGTTCCTCGACGATCTCGGCCGCTATCTCGGCGCGTTCCTCGGGCGCTGATGTTTCGGGCACCCGCCTCTTGTGTCCGCATCGTCTTTCTCCGAAAGCCGGGGGCGGCCTTTCGGGGCGATGCGCTGATCCGGAACCGGGGAGCCTGAGCCGGTGTCCGACGAGACCGACGACGAGGACAAGACCGAAGACCCGACGCCACGGCGCATCGAGCAGGCGATCGAGCGCGGCGACGTCCCCAACTCGCCTGAGATCAACACCTTCTTCATCCTGGCGGCCTTCACCCTCGCCCTGATGCTCTCAGCCCGCCCGGTGGCGGAGGGGCTGACCCGCGACATGCGCGGCTTCCTCGAACATGCCGGCGGCCTGCCCTCGGATTCGGGCACCTATCTCGGCGTGGCGCTGCGCGCGGCTTGGGTCTGCACCAAGGCGCTCGCCGTGCCGCTGGGCATCGCGATGCTCGCGGCCATCGCCGCCGGCCTGATCCAGCACCGGCCGATCTTCACCGCCGAAAGCCTGATGCCGAAATTCGCGCGCATCTCGCCGATGGCGGGCGCCAAGCGCCTGCTCGGCATGGATGCCTGGGTGAATTTCGGCAAAGGGCTCGCCAAGATCATCGTGGTGGGCACCATCGCCGGGACGATCCTGTGGAGCGAGCACGACCGGGCGGAATCCTTCGCCCAGCTCGATCCGGGTGTGGCGCTCCAGGGCACCCTGACGCTCGCCCTGAAGATGATGGGCGGCATGCTCGCGGTCTACGCGGTGATCGCGCTCGGCGACGCGCTCTACCAGCGGAACCGCTGGCACAAGCGCCTGCGCATGACCAAGGAGGAGATGAAGCAGGAGCACAAGGAGAGCGAGGGCAGCCCCGAGGTGAAGGCCCGGATCCGGCAGTTGCGCCAAGCCCGCGTGAAGAAGCGGATGATGGCCGCCGTGCCCACCGCCACCGTGGTGGTGACGAACCCGACCCACTTCGCCGTGGCCCTGCGCTACGAGGCCGGGATGGCCGCACCGATCTGCGTCGCCAAGGGCGTCGACTCGCTGGCGCTGCGCATCCGCGCCGTCGCCGCCGACCACGACGTGCCGGTGATAGAGAACCCGCCGCTCGCCCGCGCCCTCCACGCCACGGTCGAGGTCGATGAGGAGATTCCCGCCGAGCACTATCGCGCAGTTGCGGAGGTCATCGGTTTCGTGCTTCGCCTTCGCCGAGCCGCCTGAGGCTTGATGCGGTTCCGCATGGGACGGCGAAGTCGTTCAGGCGCCACGGTTTATGCACCATTGTCCGGCAATGCTCCGGCAAAAAGGCGCGGCATTTGACGACCCACAGGGCTCGCAGCAGCCATGTGCCGTCCGTGTGCGAGGGATGGGTAGGGCCTGATGGCTGAGGTCAGCGGACCAGCGGTGCCGGCGTCCGGTTCGATCGATCGTTCGGAACGGCCCGGCCGGGTCGGCCTGCTGCTGATGCTGGCGGGCCTGCTCGTCGGCGCGGTGGTGGGACTGTCCTTCGTCGCCAACGAGCAGGCGCAGCCGCTCATCCTCGCCCTGCTGGCGCTGCTCGCGATGGCGGGCGTGTTCTTCCTGTTCGCCCTGGCGATCGGCGCGCTTCAGCTCGCCGGCCCGGCCTCGCGCGACGACATCACCCGCGCCATCGTCGACGCCGCCCCCGAGGGCAAACTCGTCGTCGAGGATAACGGGCGGATGATCTACGCCAACGAGGCCTATATATGCGCCTTGCGGGCGGCGACAGTTTCTCGAATCTCCGCTCCATCGAGCGTATCTTCGTCGGCGCCCCAGAAGTCTCGGAGGCGGTCTATCGGCTCGCACAGGCGTCCCGCGACGACCGCGCCTATGCCGAAGAGATCCGGATGTCGCCGCCGCCCGGTGGCGCGGCGGACCGCG from the Methylorubrum extorquens genome contains:
- the flgB gene encoding flagellar basal-body rod protein FlgB (Evidence 2b : Function from indirect experimental evidences (e.g. phenotypes); Product type s : structure), which encodes MSLTDLPLLGMLRTRMHWHQARQALLAENVANADMPGFRPRDLAEPAAASMKLATPAAASVGGDGIARTDSTHIGMTASAGPNADPRRFKGFEVRPSGNGVNLEEEMMKAGDNQADYQLVASLYQKSLDALKIAVGKR
- a CDS encoding protein of unknown function (Evidence 5 : Unknown function), with product MAEVSGPAVPASGSIDRSERPGRVGLLLMLAGLLVGAVVGLSFVANEQAQPLILALLALLAMAGVFFLFALAIGALQLAGPASRDDITRAIVDAAPEGKLVVEDNGRMIYANEAYICALRAATVSRISAPSSVSSSAPQKSRRRSIGSHRRPATTAPMPKRSGCRRRPVARRTATSRGTASRFGRSRATVAPPRFGR
- the fliR gene encoding flagellar biosynthetic protein FliR (Evidence 2b : Function from indirect experimental evidences (e.g. phenotypes); Product type f : factor) — translated: MTTPLDLLLPGLAAAFLITFARVGTLMMLMPGLGEQLIASRLRLALALLVTLVLFPTVRPMLPTGNAALAAPFLIGLLIGEILIGLMLGLCVRMIVAALQTAGVVISQQLGLSYAMTVDPTMGGQQAAIGNFLAMLGVTLILATDLHHVALEAIGRSYVLLPPSGVPAMADAAKLALDAFSRSFALAVRISGPFIVFGILFNLGLGVLSRLMPQLQVFFLAVPASVIIGMMLLVGALGLIMGLFLDDLGRYLGAFLGR
- the flgC gene encoding flagellar basal-body rod protein flgC (Evidence 2b : Function from indirect experimental evidences (e.g. phenotypes); Product type s : structure), coding for MDFLKSLGIAASGLKAQSGRMRIIAENIANADSTAQTAGGDPYRRKIPTFTSRFDNELNASVVEAGRVRRDPTPFRTKHDPGNPAADARGEVRLPNVNGLIENMDMREAQRSYEANLNMVTATRRMISRTLEILKA
- the fliQ gene encoding flagellar biosynthesis (Evidence 2b : Function from indirect experimental evidences (e.g. phenotypes); Product type f : factor); translation: MTGLAILDIARDGIFVFLKVAGPMMIVALVVGLIVSLFQALTQIQEQTLIYVPKIVAVFGVMLLMLPFIGDAMAAYMARIAARIAAGG
- the fliE gene encoding Flagellar hook-basal body complex protein FliE (Evidence 2b : Function from indirect experimental evidences (e.g. phenotypes); Product type f : factor), with amino-acid sequence MTTSAFAAGAYGAAQSLARPGAVKPVQGMAQGLTAPGGFTGFLQQSLDNVAQSGAQADRAALSAATGKANVVDVVTAVAESETALQTLVAVRDRVISAYEEIMRMPI
- the flhB gene encoding flagellar biosynthetic protein flhB (Evidence 2b : Function from indirect experimental evidences (e.g. phenotypes); Product type f : factor), encoding MSDETDDEDKTEDPTPRRIEQAIERGDVPNSPEINTFFILAAFTLALMLSARPVAEGLTRDMRGFLEHAGGLPSDSGTYLGVALRAAWVCTKALAVPLGIAMLAAIAAGLIQHRPIFTAESLMPKFARISPMAGAKRLLGMDAWVNFGKGLAKIIVVGTIAGTILWSEHDRAESFAQLDPGVALQGTLTLALKMMGGMLAVYAVIALGDALYQRNRWHKRLRMTKEEMKQEHKESEGSPEVKARIRQLRQARVKKRMMAAVPTATVVVTNPTHFAVALRYEAGMAAPICVAKGVDSLALRIRAVAADHDVPVIENPPLARALHATVEVDEEIPAEHYRAVAEVIGFVLRLRRAA